Proteins encoded together in one Triticum dicoccoides isolate Atlit2015 ecotype Zavitan chromosome 7B, WEW_v2.0, whole genome shotgun sequence window:
- the LOC119339350 gene encoding uncharacterized protein LOC119339350, protein MATDTAYAKRVLLACNGGADAVLRGVGVGLARHGCRLVLVGDEGALAATVEEVRRSAAEGAAAIAVVGMDLAACDEAATCSFPSRQVTSPIFSGFDPRIHLRTTPPAHAHDGFSARMP, encoded by the exons ATGGCCACCGACACTGCCTACGCGAAGCGGGTGCTGCTCGCCTGCAACGGCGGCGCCGACGCCGTCTTGCGGGGGGTCGGCGTCGGCCTCGCTAGGCACGGCTGCAG GCTGGTCCTGGTGGGCGACGAGGGCGCCCTGGCTGCGACGGTGGAGGAGGTGCGGCGCAGCGCGGCAGAAGGGGCGGCGGCCATCGCGGTGGTCGGGATGGACCTCGCGGCCTGCGACGAGGCTGCTACTTGCTCGTTTCCGTCCAGGCAAGTAACCTCTCCTATCTTCTCTGGCTTCGATCCCCGCATCCATCTCCGTACTACGCCGCCTGCACATGCGCATGATGGTTTTTCAGCGAGGATGCCATGA